One region of Eupeodes corollae chromosome 1, idEupCoro1.1, whole genome shotgun sequence genomic DNA includes:
- the LOC129947570 gene encoding uncharacterized protein LOC129947570, with protein sequence MAKRIDSIPVKVSNHLSLNSIQGRIFSKHIVDISEDELTTELNRFKVISVKKITRKENGVEVPTGAAILTFDLIRRPNEVKIGWVNCKVQEYIQNPMRCATCQKLGHTKNRCTNASLCKECCLPPPHDECTRIYCINCKEESHTPYDPACPAFLRYKSINKIKADRRCSLRDAWAIYNDNPTLHQLLAPNKRKEGKPTIAETIKARLEISRLRDQQNRSEKNCLIVASTTTTPTASTTSPAALTCTSSTNTHSIPAATGDIPKSIQNSLSLPTTTIIQENSNHLTKKSLIANQQHNHEIFPANQLTQPSSNNASNSEFNKNNINNEKITEDLSDESLTDDIEMDISTENSSQSSTSYLKNSSNLTNKSNNAQLNEYTTNTILLNKKTQPQ encoded by the coding sequence ATGGCAAAACGAATTGACTCAATCCCAGTTAAGGTATCTAATCACTTAAGCCTCAATTCAATTCAGGggagaattttctcaaaacatatAGTTGACATATCTGAAGATGAGTTAACAACAGAACTAAACAGATTCAAAGTTAtctctgtcaaaaaaattacgaGAAAGGAGAATGGTGTTGAAGTGCCAACAGGTGCCGCAATACTAACTTTCGACTTGATTCGCAGACcaaacgaagtaaagataggATGGGTAAATTGTAAAGTCCAAGAATACATACAAAATCCTATGCGCTGTGCGACATGTCAAAAACTTGGTCACACAAAGAATCGATGTACCAATGCTTCTCTTTGTAAAGAATGCTGTCTCCCTCCACCTCATGATGAATGCACACGTATTTATTGTATTAATTGTAAGGAAGAGAGCCACACACCATACGACCCTGCCTGCCCTGCCTTCCTTCGCTACAAATcgataaacaaaatcaaagccGATCGTCGTTGTTCTCTTCGCGATGCTTGGGCAATATACAATGATAATCCCACTCTTCACCAGCTTCTAGCTCCGAACAAGCGCAAAGAGGGTAAGCCAACAATAGCAGAGACAATTAAAGCTCGTTTGGAAATTTCTAGATTGCGAGACCAACAAAACCGCTCagagaaaaattgtttaatagtAGCCTCCACCACAACCACACCAACAGCATCCACCACATCACCAGCAGCTCTCACCTGCACATCATCAACCAACACCCACTCTATACCAGCAGCCACCGGAGACATACCAAAGTCAATTCAAAATAGTCTCTCACTACCCACAACAACAATTATTCAAGAAAATAGTAATCACTTGACTAAGAAATCACTCATTGCCAACCAACAGCACAACCATGAAATTTTCCCAGCTAACCAACTAACTCAACCATCTTCCAACAACGCATCAAACTccgaatttaacaaaaacaacataaataatgaaaaaattaccGAAGATCTCTCTGATGAATCTTTAACAGATGATATTGAGATGGATATTAGTACTGAGAACTCATCTCAGTCTTCTACCTCCTATCTCAAAAACTCTTCAAATCtcacaaacaaatcaaataacGCACAACTTAATGAATATACCACTAACACAATactactaaacaaaaaaacccAACCACAATAA